The genomic DNA CATAATTCAAAGAAATGATTTAGTACTTATTATCAAATTATTCTTTCATTAAAATTAACCCAATACAACATAAATAATGGATAAACCATTCTTATATATTACATATAATAACAAAAGTCCTATATTACTTTTAATAATATAGGACTTTTAAAATAAACTTATATTTTAAATTTATCTATTTGATTATTAAGTTGTAAAGAAAGTTCATTTAGCCTTTGGGCACTTTCAGCAACCTCTTCAATGGTGGTAACTTGCTGCTGAACAGATGCATTAACTTGTTGAGATGCTGCAGCAGTTTCTTCTGATACTGCTGAAATATTTTCTATGGATTTAACGATTAAATCCTTATCTTGTATTACCTCAACAACATATTTGCTAACATCCTCTATTTCATTTGTAATAATATCTATTGATTTTGATATTTTTTCAAATGCATTGTTTACATCTTGTACAGACTTTGTCTGATCTAATGAAATATTTTTTACTTCGTTCATAATCTCAACTGTGTTCTTGTTTTCCTGCTGAATGGCATCTACTATTCCTTTTATTTCATCCGTTGCAGTACTTGAACCTTCAGCAAGTTTTCTTATCTCTTCAGCTACTACTGCAAAGCCCTTTCCAGCTTCTCCTGCTCTTGCTGCCTCTATAGATGCATTCAGTGCCAATAAATTTGTCTGCTCTGATATAGATCTTATTGTTTCTAGTATATTTTCAATATGATTAGATTTTTCACTTAATTGTTTTATTGCTGATTCTATTTTATTAATAGATTGATTATTCAAATTGGTTTTTTCTTTAAGTTCTTTTACTACACTAACACCTTCTATATTTATGTCCATTGCTTCATTTGCATTTTTAGACATGATTTCAGTATTATTTGCTAATTTACTAAATTTATCATCTAAATTAGATGCAAGCCTAGCCCCTTCTTCTGCATCCCCTGCTTGTTCGCTAGCACCTGTTGCTATTTCTTCAACTGATCTTGCTACTTCATCACTTGATGCACTAACTTCTTCCGATGTAGCCGCTAAGCTCATTGCTGCTCCTGATACTTCTTCACTCACCTGCTTTGCATCTACTAAAAGGCCTTTCACATTTTCTATCATAACATTAAAGCTATCTGCCATTAAACCAATTTCATCACTTGATTTTATATTTAATTTTGCAGTGAAATCTCCATCTTTCACTTTATCCATAGTATCCAATATAGTTTTTACATTATTTGTCATCTTCCCTGCAAATAGTATACCTGCACCTGATGCTATTATAAATATAATTATTCCTATTAATCCACTATTAATTAATATACCTTTCGTCTCATCATGAATTTCATCCATGTACATTGCAGATAAAACGGTCCACCCAAACTCTGGCATTTTTTTATATGCAGAAAACTTTTTGGATATAGTCCCATCAGTTTCTTTCCATTCATAATCTACAATTCCTGCTTCTAAACTTCCCTTTAAAATCTCTTTTATTTCAGGTACATGTATTTCTTTTCCGATTAATTCACTATTTTTATGTGTAATAAAATTTCCATTAGAATCTAGTATATATGGATATCCTTTTTCTCCTACTTTTATAGCACTTACTTTTTCAGATAATTTATCTATTGGCATTGTTATAGCCACTACACCAACCAATTTATTTTTATCTGCACTTTCATAAACTGGAGCTGCACATGAAATTGCAAGCTTTCCACTAACTACATCCCTATATATATCTGTAAAAATAGTAGTTTGCTTTTCCACGGCCTTTTTGTACCAAGGTCTTACCCTAGGATCATAATCATTTCCCATATCTACTTTAGGATAAATTCTAAAATTACCATCGATAGTTCCCATGTATATTTGAGAAGCGTCCTTATAACTGCTTATGTAATCTTCAAATAATTCCATCAAAAAAGGTTCGTATTCAGGATGAATTAGTATCTGTTCTGCATCAACATTTTTACTAATCATTTCAATACCATGTGTATATCCTTCAAAATAGTTTTGAGTGGATTCCTTTATGTCGTTATTTAAGGCCTCCATAGAATTTTTGAATTGTTCTTCCAATGATGTTTTTGCTTTTACATAAGATGTGGTTCCTAAAATTGAAAGAGGTATTATTGTTAGTGCTAAAACTAGAATAATTACTTTGGTTTTAATTGTAAATTTCATAAATTTCCCCCTTGTAAATGTTATTTGTGACCAGTGGTCATATTTTGTTAAAAAACCCCTTTTACTATTTTTTGTAATGCACACTTATATTTTACAATTAATTGCAAAATATTTCATTTTTCTACATGGTTTATTTTAACATGTGTCTAATACAAAAATCAATTCTGACTATTATCTCTTAGCTATAAATACGAAAAAACCACCTTTTTATAGTTTTTCACATGTTTAAAAAGGTGGTTTTTGTAAATATGAAAATTAATTATATTATCCTATCTATTCCTCTGTTTTAATTAATACTTCTTTATTTCTATTTTCTAAAAAATTTTCAATCATACTATAAATTACAGGAATAACAACCATCGTTAAGAAGGTTGAAACTAAAAGACCAAACATCAACGATATTGCCATGGGTCCAAACAAACCACTTCCTGAAATAGCGAGAGGAATAAGACCTACAATAGTAGTCAGTGCACTAAGAATAATAGCATTAAATCTCTTCCCTACAGCGTCCACACAAGCTTCATCTATGTTATACCCTTCTTTTCTTGCATCATTAATATACTCAAGGAGTAATATACCATTCTTAACAACCAGACCTATAAGGGCAATAATCCCTAAAACCGCTGTTAAAGACAAAGGCTTTTTAAATATAAACAATCCTATACCTGAACCGATTAGTGAAAGTGGTACCGTAACAAGAATTACAAGAGGCTGTATAAAAGACCTAAACTGAATTAATAGAACAATATAAATAAGGAATACAGCACATACGGCCAGTAACATAACCTTTCCAAAGGTTGTAGCCATTTCTTCTCTTTCTCCATCAAAGGTAATCTTCGTTCCAGATGTATCTACCTTTGGTAAAACCTCATATTCAATTATATTTTCAATTGCTACAGCATTATACCCTGGAAGTTCATTTAGTAGTATTTCAACAGATTGTTCGCCATTATAAGTACCTATGCTGTCTAGTTTAGAGCCAATGCCTACAGTTGCAAACTGTTTCAGTGGTATCTTTTTACCTGTTATAGAAGATTTTATTTCAAGATTTTCTAGTGCTGATGTGTTACCTATATTACTTTGTATTAATATATTATATTGTTCACCATCTTTTCTATAAACAGAAGTCTTTGATCCATATAAAGCAACGTTTATTTGCTTTTGAATATCATATTTCCTAATGCCTAGATTACTTGCCTTATCTTCATCTACATTTACTTCAAGCTGAAATGTCTCATCCTTCATATCATCCCTTATATTTGAAGTTCCTGGAATCTTTGCAATTTCAGCTTCTAGTGCATTCTTTACTTCTCTTAATCGATCTAAATTATCACCTGAAACCCTCATAACAACCTTTGCTTCTGAAGGCGCTGCATTTGCAAGAAGCTTCACAGTAGCTTTTCCACCAGAAATATTTTCATTGATCACATTCTGTACATATTCTGCTAATTCTTGCTTATCATTAAACCTTTTCGTCCTTTTGTCTCCCAAATGAAATTTACAAGCCAACTATCCAAAATCTTTTGATGGTGTTGCAGTAGGCAAAGTAAGGTAAAACTTTGGAAGTCCGTTTCCTACTGCCACTGTACAACTTGTAATTTCTGGCTCTTTCATTATAAGTTCAGCAATTTTATCTGTTAGTTTTTCTGTGGCATCCATATTTCCTGCAAGTTCTGTTTCAATATCTATATAAAGTATATCTTTGTCTGCATAGGGGAAAAACTCAGAGGGTAGTTGTGGTATTAATACTTTCATTACAGGTATTAATATTACAAATGTACTTACAACCGTTACAAGTTTCATCTTAAGGGCCTTATTTAAAAGAACTTTAAATAATAACCTAACCTTTCCTTTAAGTACTCACTTGTATCCTCTAATCGATTATACTCATTGTAAAACTTTGTCAATACTCAATGTGTAATTTAAAATAAAAGATTTCTAAAAATTTAATAATTATTCTTTTCTATCCATATTTACATTATTAGTAAAATTATAAACTATTTACAGCTTATAATAATACGTATTATTCCCATAATAATATATGTAAGCATTATCGCTTACAAACAAAATAATTGGAGGTATACTAATAATGAAAAAAGGTAAAGCACCTAAGGCAAGAAAAAATACTACACCAATGGGACAAGGACTTACTCCAGGTATGACACCAGGAGCAGGAGCAAGCTTAAGTAATTCTACTTCAGTAGGAGCAGCAGAAGTTCAAAATGCAAAGGAAAATATGGGTACTAGCGGAACTATGGCACAAACTCCTACTACAGGTATGACAGCAGGAACAACAGGAGTAGGTTTAACTAATTCTACTTCAGTAGGCCAAGCAGAAGTTCAACACGTAAAGAAAAAAGTTAAAGAAAGTGGTAATATGAATCCTACAAATACAGGTTTATATTAATTTTTATAACTCCTTGAGTATTCATACTCAAGGAGTATTTACATTAGTAAAACTTGTTTTTCATTAAACATAGTAGTTTTTCTTAAGTAATAATTTATTAAGATTTTATATCATATTTTTTTATCTTTGTAATTATAAGTAATATGATTGGTATAACTCCTGCGGCTACGAACCCCATATATCCTATATACTTATAAACTTCCTCCGCTTGATTTATAGTTTTTGGAATCATTGATACAATAAAAGACAAAGCAATCACAATGAATGCAACACGATTAAATTTCATCTTCCTACAATATTTATGAATAAAAAAAACTGTCCCATATGCCCATAGGGTAATTGTACAAAATACAGACATTAACCAAAATGCTATAACAATACCATCCAGTCTGCTTAAGAATTCAAAAGCCTTAATTTCGGTTCTTCGTACTGCAGCCAGCAATGCAGCTTTATAATGTATAACGGAATGTCCCATGATAGTCACACAAGCTTCCACTTCAAGTATATAAAGAATTCCTATGAAAGCTACCATAAAAACTGTATATTTAAATATTTTTTTATTATTTATTTTTCTATGAAGAGGTATTATACCAATTAATTCCATCCCCATTAATGGGCCTATTGTCACTGGAATTGCTTTAAAATATGTCTTTATATCTTCTACAACAAAAAAGGGTTGCAAATTGATTAATTTGCCTTGCGTAAATAAGGATACAATTGTAACTAAAAGCCCTATAATAATGACCACACCATATATTTCACAAAGCCTTGCAATACTTTTCAATCCTTTTATTACTGCATAGTACGAAATTAAAAATATAAGTAAATTCAATGTCCATATAGGTGTTTTTATTAAAATGCTAAGCTTAACTGCTTCGCTAACTATTCTTGTTGTAATAGTAAATGCAAAAAAATAATATATAATGTATATACTGATGAATATATATGTTATAAATTTTCCAGTTAATACCTCACTATACTCATCTATTGTTTTATTTTCATGAACATATCCAAGATATGTAAATATATATGTGAAAATAATAGCTATTACTATTGCAATTAATAAGGCAAACCATCCTCCTGTTCCTGATTTTTCTACAATATCTTTAGTAAGGGGCATAATGCCGTACCCTACAATTACACCGAAAATTATAAATGAAATTTGACTATTAGTAAGGTGTTCTTTCAATATATGTCACCTCCTCATAGTCATACATTTCCCATTTCTAGTATATTTTATAACATTTTACCTGTAGTTCATCCATTGTGAACAACACTCACACATTTTCAAATATCCCATAAAAAAATACTAGCTTCTTTATTAAGAAACTAGTATTTATAAAGGAATGTTAGCTTATACACTTTTATAATTTAGACACTTTAATTATATATAGAGGGCTAACAATCCCTATTAGCATATTATTCTCTTATAATAATTGAATGTTTGCTCTTTCACATGCAAGCATCATTTCAACTGGCCAAATTGATGCTTGAACTTCTCCTATATGGGCCTTTCTTAAGAAGAACATACAAATTCTTGATTGACCAATTCCACCACCTACTGTATATGGTAATTCCTTATCTAATAACATTCTGTGGTATTGTAATTCTTTTTTATCTTCACATCCAGATATGGTTAACTGTCTTTCTAAAGATTCCTCATCAACTCTTATTCCCATTGAAGATAATTCAAATGCAGACTCAAGTATTGGGTTCCAGAAAACTATATCTCCGTTTAATTCCCAGTCATCATAATCTGGAGCACGGCCATCGTGTTTCTCTCCTGATTTTAAATCTCCACCAATCTTCATAATGAATACAGCTTTATGCTTTTTACAAATAGCAGTCTCCCTTTCCTTTGATGTAAATTCTGGATACATATCTTCTAGTTCTTGAGCTGTTACAAAGAATATCTCTTCTGGTAAAAACTTTTCATAATCATCATATACTTCTTCTCCTACGAAATCTTCTGTAGCTTTGAATACTCTATAGATACCGCTTACAATTTCCTTTAATTTTTCTTCAGTTCTGTCTTCCTTTTTAATTATCTTTTCCCAATCCCATTGATCTACATAGATAGAATGTAAGTTAGTAAGCTCTTCATCTCTTCTTATTGCATTCATATCTGTATATAGTCCAGTTGCTTCTTCAAATCCATATCTATATAAAGCCATTCTCTTCCATTTTGCTAAGGAATGAACTATTTGAACTTCCTTTCCTCCAATTCCCTTCACATCAAATCCTACGGCTCTTTCTATTCCATTTAAATCATCATTTGTTCCCGTCTCTGGTGCTACAAATAATGGTGCTGATACTCTAGTTAAGTTTAATTCCTCAGCTAATGCTCTTTCAAAGAAATCTTTCACTTTCTTAATAGCTACCTCTGTTTCAATAACATCTAATACTGGTGTGTATTCTTCTGGTACAAATAGTTTATACATAATTCTTCCTCCTCTTGTTTTTTCACAATATTCGTAATCTTCTTAATATTCCGATTATATTCATTCCATAATTGGCTCTATTCCTTTTTTGGGTATTAAAAAAACCTTCCACCCCTGCTACTTAGCAGGGACGAAAGGTTGAATTTCCGCGGTACCACCCTAAATTGGCAATATGCCCTCTTTATCAGTACGGATTGGTATATAATCGATACTGTCCACTAGATAACGGTTTGGTTCCGTCTAAGCCTACTTTCTTGCGATTTCGGTTAGAAACTCAGAGATGTTCTTCATTAAAGATTTCGTGTTGGTCTTTCACCGTCACCAACTCGCTAAGACTACCTTCTTTAATTACTCTTCTCGTCACAGTTTTTATTACTGAGGTTTTCTTTTATTGATGATAATTGTACATGACACAAAAACATTTGTCAATACTTTTTGAAAAGTTTTTTTATTTTTTATCTATCCAGTTTTTGATTTCCTGTACAATAGGTTCTATTACACCCCTTTCAAAGGGACTTTTTAATGTGGCGCTTTTAACTAGCTTTAAGAAAGACAAACTTCCACCACGTTTACATAGGTTTATATAGTCTTGCCATGCTTCTTGTCTGTTTTTATTAGCCTTTGACCAGAATTGGAATGCACATATTTGTGCCAATGTGTAGTCAATATAGTAAAATGGATTTTTAAATATATGACCCTGTTGATACCAATATGAACCCCTTTCTAAGAATTGATTATTTTCATAATCCCTATGGGGTAAATATTTTTTTTCCAATTCTCTCCAAGCTCTTTTTCTTTCCACAGGATTCATCTGTGGGTTGTTATATATTATATGCTGAAATTCGTCAACTAATACACCATATGGTATGAATAATATGGAATTTATTAAATGACCATATCTATATTTGTCAGCTTCTTCTCCAAAAAACAGATTCATCCAAGGCCAAGTTAAAAATTCCATGCTCATGGAATGGATTTCACATGCATCTAGGGTTGGAAACTTATATTCTACTAAATCATATTCTCTACTCTCATAAACTTGAAAAGCATGACCAGCTTCATGAGTTAATACATCCACATCATCTATAGTTCCATTAAAGTTTGAGAATATATAAGGCATATTAAAACTGCCTATGTAAGTACAATATCCTCCAGGTGATTTTCCTTTTTTGCTAAGTAAATCCATACAATTTTTTTCTACCATATCTTTAAAAAATATTTTCGTTTCAGGAGATAATTCATTATACATTCTCTCTCCCATTTTAAGTATATACTCTGGGTCTCCGGCTAAATTTGCATTACCATCTTTAAAGGTGATTAATTCATCATAGTACTTTAATTTATTTACACCTAATTCTTTTCTTTGCATTTCTCTTAATTCAGTACAAAAGGGCACTATATATTTTAATACTTCCTCCCTAAATGTGGCCACCATCTCAGGAGTATAATCGGATCTTAACATTCTTTTATATCCTAAGTGAGTAAAATTTTCATAGCCTAATTTTTTAGCTATGTTAGTTCTTACCCTAACTAAATTATCATAGATAGTGTCTAATTTTTCTTCATTTTCTTCAAAAAACTCATATTTGGCTTCATTGGCTTCTTTTCTTGTATTTCTATCCTCATTCATTTGATAAGGTCTCATTTGAGATAAATTACATACTTCACCATTGAAATTAATGGAAGCTGCGGCCAATACTTTAGTGTATTCACTCATAAGTTTATTTTCTTCTTTTAAGTCATCTATTATGTCTTCACTAAAGGTATCTATGGTCAGACTGGCTATGGTGAATAACTGTTCTCCCCATTTATCCTTTAATTCTTCAATGTTATTCGATTTCATTAAAGTCTTATAAAATTTTGAAACTAAATCGTCATACTCAGGTTTATTCTCATCAAAGAATTCCTGTTCCTTTTCATAGAATTCTTCCTTTGTGTTTATGGTATGCCTAATATATACAATTTGTTCCATGGATTCAAATTCAACTCTTAAATTATTAATTTCCAACAATAATTTATTCTCAGTTTCAAAGTCATGAGCTTCCTCAAAGCTTAACAATAATTTATTAAATGTATTTTTAAGTTCTTCCATATTAGGTCTTTTATATTTCATATCTGCAAATTTCACCTATTTATCATCTCCTCTTAAAGCATATTTCAATAATATTAATATTTACCTAATATGTCAATTTAATCCTCATTTATTTCGTATTGACCATTTTTTATTCTTATAGTAAGATTAACCTAAAGTAAATATTTGGCTAGGGGAGTCAGTGTTACTGTCTGAGAGTAAGAATGATAATTCTTTAACCCTTGACCTGATCTGGATAATACCAGCGTAGGAAAGCACCTTTAATATGCATAGAATCTATTGAGCATGTACCTATTGTTGGTACATGTTTTTTTATTTTTAAGGAGAGTGATTATATTGAAACATTGTTTAACCATTGCCGGGTCTGATTCCTGTGGTGGAGCTGGAATTCAGGCAGATTTAAAGGCTTTTAGTGCCCTTGAAACTTACGGTATGAGTGTTATTACAGCCATAACAGCTCAAAATACCCAGGGAGTTTTTGCAACTCAAAACATTGATCCTGAAATAGTGTCTAAACAAATTGAAGTATTATTTGATGACATAAAAATAGATGCTATAAAGATAGGTATGGTATCTACTATAGATATTATAGAAGCCATATCTAAATCCCTTAAAAAATTTTCTTTACCTAAATTAGTAGTTGATCCAGTTATGATATCTAAAAGTGGCTTTGATTTATTAAAAAAAGAATCAAAGGACGCTTTAGTAAAGGAACTTTTCCCTATTGCCTACATAATCACACCAAATTTACTTGAAGCACAGGATATATTAGGTTATGAGATTAAAACTGTAGAAGACATGAAAAAAGCTGCAAAGGATCTTCATAAGCTAGGACCTGAAAATGTTTTAGTAAAGGGTGGTCACTTAGAAGGTGATGCCATAGACGTTCTCTATGACGGAGAAAACTATCATATATTTGAAGAAAAACGTATAGATTGTATTCATACCCATGGTACGGGTTGTACTTTATCTTCAGCCATAGCTGCCCATTTAGCTAAGGGATTTGATTTGGTAGATGCAGTTAAATACTCTAAAGATTATATTTCTACTGCCATTGCCCATGGAATATCAATTGGAAAGGGAGTAGGTCCTACTAATCACTTCTACAATCTATATAATAAAAAGGAGGAGTAATCATGCTTAATAATGAATTTGAAAAGGCATTTTCACTACTAAAAAGTAATTCACCATTAGTTCATCACATAACTAACTATGTGACGGCCCATATTTGTGCTGATATGACCTTGGCTATAGGAGCATCTCCCGTTATGGCAGATGCCATAGAAGAGGTAGAAGAAATGGTTAGTATGAGTAGTTCTTTAGTAATAAATATAGGAACTTTAAATGAAAGAACTGTAAAATCCATGATAAAAGCAGGAAAAAAAGCCAATGAATGTGGAACTCCTGTAATTTTAGATCCAGTAGGAGCAGGAGCTACTACCTTTAGATACGAAACTACAAAAAAATTAATAGAAGAAATAGATTTTGCTATCATAAAGGGAAACCTATCTGAAATAAAGACCATAGCAGGTCTTAGTACAAAATCTCGTGGTGTAGATTCTATAGATATGGATTCTAATTCCCACAATATTGCAAGAGAATTAGCTAAAAAACTAAATTGTGTAATTGTCATTACAGGACAAGAAGATATAGTATCTGATGGTGAAACTACCTTAGTATTAAAAAATGGTACTCCCCTTCTTGGGTCCATTACAGGAACAGGATGTATGAGTGCTTCTTTAATAGGATCTTTTGTAGGGGTTGGTCTATCCCCTTTAACTAGTGCTTCCCTTGCCATTTTAACCATGTGTATTAGCGGAGAAATTGCAGCTAGACGCCTCTCTAATGATTCTGGTTCTAAGTCCTTTAAAACATATTTAATAGACGCCGTATACAATATGGAATATGATACAATTTCTAAGGAGATGAATGTGGAATATGTATAATCTAGATGATAAAAAACTATATTTAGTAACGGACATGTTTAATTTTTCCTTTCAGGAACTTTTACAAAGGGTTGAAAAGGCCATAGAAGGAGGATGCACCATAGTTCAAATCAGAGAAAAGTCTGCAAGTTCAAGGGAATTTTATGAAAGGGCTATGGAGATGAAAGAACTATGTGAAAAACACGGTGCTCTTTTCATAGTAAATGATAGGATAGATATTGCTTTAGCTGTTGATGCCCACGGCATTCACCTAGGACAAAGTGATTTATCTATAGACATTGCAAAAAAAATTCTTGGTAAAGATAAAATCATAGGTATTTCTGCCAATAACATTGAAGATGCAAAGGAAGCTGAAGAAAAGGGAGCCCATTACATAGGAGTAGGAGCCATATTTCCTACTACCACAAAAAATGATGCCCAACATGTAGATTTAAATACTTTGTATCATATTCAATCCCATATTAATATTCCAATCTATGCCATAGGTGGAATTAATTTAGACAATGCATGTGAAATTTCAAATAAAAAAATACATGGAATAGCCATATCCTCATGTATTTTAAAAGCCAATTGCCCTAAAGAAGCATCCTCAACTTTAAAGAAATTATTTTAATATTTAGTTGATAGTAGTCTCTATAACTGCTATCAACTTTTTTAGTTTCTATGAAATCATAAGAATCTATATATACAAACTTCTAATAGCATTAATCTTCCTTCTCTATTA from Anaeromicrobium sediminis includes the following:
- the thiD gene encoding bifunctional hydroxymethylpyrimidine kinase/phosphomethylpyrimidine kinase: MKHCLTIAGSDSCGGAGIQADLKAFSALETYGMSVITAITAQNTQGVFATQNIDPEIVSKQIEVLFDDIKIDAIKIGMVSTIDIIEAISKSLKKFSLPKLVVDPVMISKSGFDLLKKESKDALVKELFPIAYIITPNLLEAQDILGYEIKTVEDMKKAAKDLHKLGPENVLVKGGHLEGDAIDVLYDGENYHIFEEKRIDCIHTHGTGCTLSSAIAAHLAKGFDLVDAVKYSKDYISTAIAHGISIGKGVGPTNHFYNLYNKKEE
- a CDS encoding methyl-accepting chemotaxis protein, encoding MKFTIKTKVIILVLALTIIPLSILGTTSYVKAKTSLEEQFKNSMEALNNDIKESTQNYFEGYTHGIEMISKNVDAEQILIHPEYEPFLMELFEDYISSYKDASQIYMGTIDGNFRIYPKVDMGNDYDPRVRPWYKKAVEKQTTIFTDIYRDVVSGKLAISCAAPVYESADKNKLVGVVAITMPIDKLSEKVSAIKVGEKGYPYILDSNGNFITHKNSELIGKEIHVPEIKEILKGSLEAGIVDYEWKETDGTISKKFSAYKKMPEFGWTVLSAMYMDEIHDETKGILINSGLIGIIIFIIASGAGILFAGKMTNNVKTILDTMDKVKDGDFTAKLNIKSSDEIGLMADSFNVMIENVKGLLVDAKQVSEEVSGAAMSLAATSEEVSASSDEVARSVEEIATGASEQAGDAEEGARLASNLDDKFSKLANNTEIMSKNANEAMDINIEGVSVVKELKEKTNLNNQSINKIESAIKQLSEKSNHIENILETIRSISEQTNLLALNASIEAARAGEAGKGFAVVAEEIRKLAEGSSTATDEIKGIVDAIQQENKNTVEIMNEVKNISLDQTKSVQDVNNAFEKISKSIDIITNEIEDVSKYVVEVIQDKDLIVKSIENISAVSEETAAASQQVNASVQQQVTTIEEVAESAQRLNELSLQLNNQIDKFKI
- the thiM gene encoding hydroxyethylthiazole kinase, with translation MLNNEFEKAFSLLKSNSPLVHHITNYVTAHICADMTLAIGASPVMADAIEEVEEMVSMSSSLVINIGTLNERTVKSMIKAGKKANECGTPVILDPVGAGATTFRYETTKKLIEEIDFAIIKGNLSEIKTIAGLSTKSRGVDSIDMDSNSHNIARELAKKLNCVIVITGQEDIVSDGETTLVLKNGTPLLGSITGTGCMSASLIGSFVGVGLSPLTSASLAILTMCISGEIAARRLSNDSGSKSFKTYLIDAVYNMEYDTISKEMNVEYV
- a CDS encoding GerAB/ArcD/ProY family transporter, yielding MKEHLTNSQISFIIFGVIVGYGIMPLTKDIVEKSGTGGWFALLIAIVIAIIFTYIFTYLGYVHENKTIDEYSEVLTGKFITYIFISIYIIYYFFAFTITTRIVSEAVKLSILIKTPIWTLNLLIFLISYYAVIKGLKSIARLCEIYGVVIIIGLLVTIVSLFTQGKLINLQPFFVVEDIKTYFKAIPVTIGPLMGMELIGIIPLHRKINNKKIFKYTVFMVAFIGILYILEVEACVTIMGHSVIHYKAALLAAVRRTEIKAFEFLSRLDGIVIAFWLMSVFCTITLWAYGTVFFIHKYCRKMKFNRVAFIVIALSFIVSMIPKTINQAEEVYKYIGYMGFVAAGVIPIILLIITKIKKYDIKS
- the thiE gene encoding thiamine phosphate synthase — its product is MYNLDDKKLYLVTDMFNFSFQELLQRVEKAIEGGCTIVQIREKSASSREFYERAMEMKELCEKHGALFIVNDRIDIALAVDAHGIHLGQSDLSIDIAKKILGKDKIIGISANNIEDAKEAEEKGAHYIGVGAIFPTTTKNDAQHVDLNTLYHIQSHINIPIYAIGGINLDNACEISNKKIHGIAISSCILKANCPKEASSTLKKLF
- the asnA gene encoding aspartate--ammonia ligase; amino-acid sequence: MYKLFVPEEYTPVLDVIETEVAIKKVKDFFERALAEELNLTRVSAPLFVAPETGTNDDLNGIERAVGFDVKGIGGKEVQIVHSLAKWKRMALYRYGFEEATGLYTDMNAIRRDEELTNLHSIYVDQWDWEKIIKKEDRTEEKLKEIVSGIYRVFKATEDFVGEEVYDDYEKFLPEEIFFVTAQELEDMYPEFTSKERETAICKKHKAVFIMKIGGDLKSGEKHDGRAPDYDDWELNGDIVFWNPILESAFELSSMGIRVDEESLERQLTISGCEDKKELQYHRMLLDKELPYTVGGGIGQSRICMFFLRKAHIGEVQASIWPVEMMLACERANIQLL
- a CDS encoding M3 family oligoendopeptidase, whose amino-acid sequence is MKFADMKYKRPNMEELKNTFNKLLLSFEEAHDFETENKLLLEINNLRVEFESMEQIVYIRHTINTKEEFYEKEQEFFDENKPEYDDLVSKFYKTLMKSNNIEELKDKWGEQLFTIASLTIDTFSEDIIDDLKEENKLMSEYTKVLAAASINFNGEVCNLSQMRPYQMNEDRNTRKEANEAKYEFFEENEEKLDTIYDNLVRVRTNIAKKLGYENFTHLGYKRMLRSDYTPEMVATFREEVLKYIVPFCTELREMQRKELGVNKLKYYDELITFKDGNANLAGDPEYILKMGERMYNELSPETKIFFKDMVEKNCMDLLSKKGKSPGGYCTYIGSFNMPYIFSNFNGTIDDVDVLTHEAGHAFQVYESREYDLVEYKFPTLDACEIHSMSMEFLTWPWMNLFFGEEADKYRYGHLINSILFIPYGVLVDEFQHIIYNNPQMNPVERKRAWRELEKKYLPHRDYENNQFLERGSYWYQQGHIFKNPFYYIDYTLAQICAFQFWSKANKNRQEAWQDYINLCKRGGSLSFLKLVKSATLKSPFERGVIEPIVQEIKNWIDKK
- a CDS encoding efflux RND transporter permease subunit, which encodes MACKFHLGDKRTKRFNDKQELAEYVQNVINENISGGKATVKLLANAAPSEAKVVMRVSGDNLDRLREVKNALEAEIAKIPGTSNIRDDMKDETFQLEVNVDEDKASNLGIRKYDIQKQINVALYGSKTSVYRKDGEQYNILIQSNIGNTSALENLEIKSSITGKKIPLKQFATVGIGSKLDSIGTYNGEQSVEILLNELPGYNAVAIENIIEYEVLPKVDTSGTKITFDGEREEMATTFGKVMLLAVCAVFLIYIVLLIQFRSFIQPLVILVTVPLSLIGSGIGLFIFKKPLSLTAVLGIIALIGLVVKNGILLLEYINDARKEGYNIDEACVDAVGKRFNAIILSALTTIVGLIPLAISGSGLFGPMAISLMFGLLVSTFLTMVVIPVIYSMIENFLENRNKEVLIKTEE